One genomic segment of Lysobacter sp. 5GHs7-4 includes these proteins:
- a CDS encoding phosphatase PAP2/dual specificity phosphatase family protein: MSDAVARRPWGRALVWLALLGPFFFLSYGYANSVAAQRVGVPSVVFDWEHAIPFWAWTIVPYWSIDLFYGISLFVCRDRRELDNQALRLLTAQLIAIACFLAFPLTFSFVRPQTEGAFGWMFDVLLGFDKPFNQAPSLHIVLLIVLWVRFAQHLGGVWRWLLHLWFGLIGLSVLTTYQHHFIDVPTGLLAGWLCVWLWPEGARSPWRATAWARDRARWRLAALYLAGAVLCAALAWALGGAAWWLLWPALSLLLVAANYGVLGADGFQKRADGRLTPAARWLFAPYLWGAWLNSRLWTRRAPRPVEIADGVWLGRMPGRGEAAGFALVDVCAELSAPAGLRPVAVRPMLDLVVPEPATLRAVAQDIEAARASGPVLVCCALGYSRSAAAVAAWLLYSGRADGVEAALARVRAARPAVVLGDAHGRALQASYAEQAITAAPLGAPAA; the protein is encoded by the coding sequence ATGAGCGACGCCGTCGCGCGCCGGCCCTGGGGTCGCGCATTGGTGTGGCTGGCCTTGCTGGGGCCGTTTTTCTTCCTCAGCTACGGCTATGCGAACTCGGTCGCGGCCCAGCGCGTAGGCGTGCCCAGCGTCGTGTTCGATTGGGAGCACGCGATTCCGTTCTGGGCGTGGACGATCGTGCCGTACTGGTCGATCGACCTGTTCTACGGCATCTCGCTGTTCGTCTGCCGCGACCGGCGCGAGCTGGACAACCAGGCGCTGCGCCTGCTTACCGCGCAGCTGATCGCGATCGCGTGCTTCCTGGCGTTCCCGCTGACCTTCAGCTTCGTGCGGCCGCAGACCGAGGGCGCGTTCGGCTGGATGTTCGACGTGCTGCTGGGCTTCGACAAACCATTCAATCAGGCGCCTTCGCTGCACATCGTGCTGCTGATCGTGCTGTGGGTGCGGTTCGCCCAGCACCTGGGCGGCGTGTGGCGCTGGCTGCTGCATCTGTGGTTCGGCCTGATCGGGCTGTCGGTGCTGACCACCTATCAGCATCATTTCATCGACGTGCCGACCGGCTTGCTCGCGGGCTGGCTGTGCGTATGGCTGTGGCCGGAGGGCGCGCGTTCGCCCTGGCGCGCGACGGCGTGGGCGCGCGATCGCGCGCGCTGGCGGCTGGCGGCGCTGTACCTGGCGGGCGCGGTGTTGTGCGCGGCCTTGGCCTGGGCGCTGGGCGGCGCGGCCTGGTGGTTGCTGTGGCCGGCGCTGTCGCTGCTGTTGGTCGCGGCGAACTATGGCGTGCTGGGCGCCGACGGCTTTCAGAAGCGCGCCGACGGACGCCTCACGCCGGCCGCGCGCTGGCTGTTCGCGCCCTACCTGTGGGGCGCCTGGCTCAATTCGCGGCTGTGGACGCGGCGCGCGCCGCGTCCGGTCGAGATCGCCGACGGCGTGTGGCTGGGGCGCATGCCGGGGCGTGGCGAGGCGGCCGGCTTCGCGCTGGTCGATGTCTGCGCCGAACTGTCGGCGCCGGCGGGGCTGCGTCCGGTGGCGGTGCGGCCGATGCTGGACCTGGTGGTGCCCGAGCCGGCGACGCTGCGCGCGGTCGCGCAGGACATCGAAGCGGCGCGCGCGAGCGGGCCGGTGCTGGTGTGCTGCGCCTTGGGCTACTCGCGCAGCGCGGCGGCGGTCGCGGCCTGGTTGCTGTACAGCGGCCGCGCCGATGGCGTCGAGGCCGCGCTGGCGCGCGTGCGCGCGGCGCGGCCGGCGGTGGTGCTGGGCGACGCCCATGGACGCGCGCTGCAGGCGTCCTATGCTGAGCAGGCCATCACCGCCGCGCCGCTGGGAGCGCCCGCCGCATGA
- a CDS encoding DUF3426 domain-containing protein, translating into MNTTMFVACPHCGFLVALILPAGGSGARVAPQRCPRCERELQADAASTAAAEVPDENAQAPSASEAEPAASTGEAATAATGDAPVDSGLPSDAPADGASADTDAADVADSDTTDSVTADSVTAEATAVAAAVPTLEEAVAASALPDTRTRPARSARAARVKRDAPSFVRGTATAPPPRRDWRAIAAIVVLVLALALQLVLAQRQELAADARWRPLVSALCGVLRCSLPPWHEPTAYSMLGRNVRPSPGAPGVLRVNASFRNDARWPQRWPTLLLTLSDVDGRDVGQRAFAPADYRRGHKPTDELAPGQSATVQLDVVEPAPRIVAFTFDFQ; encoded by the coding sequence TTGAATACGACGATGTTCGTCGCCTGCCCCCATTGTGGATTCCTGGTCGCGCTGATCCTGCCCGCCGGCGGTAGCGGCGCGCGCGTGGCGCCGCAACGCTGTCCGCGTTGCGAGCGCGAGTTGCAGGCCGACGCCGCGTCCACGGCGGCTGCCGAAGTGCCGGACGAAAACGCCCAAGCGCCGTCAGCGAGCGAGGCCGAACCCGCGGCCTCCACCGGTGAAGCGGCGACGGCGGCGACCGGCGATGCGCCTGTCGACAGCGGCCTCCCTAGCGATGCGCCTGCCGACGGCGCGTCCGCCGACACCGATGCTGCCGACGTGGCCGATTCCGACACGACCGATTCTGTTACGGCCGATTCTGTTACGGCCGAAGCGACAGCCGTCGCCGCCGCGGTGCCGACCCTGGAAGAAGCGGTGGCCGCGTCCGCACTGCCGGACACACGCACCCGTCCGGCGCGCAGCGCCCGCGCCGCACGCGTCAAGCGCGACGCCCCCAGCTTCGTACGCGGCACCGCCACCGCGCCGCCGCCGCGCCGCGATTGGCGCGCGATCGCCGCGATCGTCGTACTGGTACTCGCACTCGCCCTGCAACTGGTGCTGGCCCAGCGCCAGGAACTGGCCGCCGACGCCCGCTGGCGCCCGCTGGTGAGCGCGCTGTGCGGCGTGCTGCGCTGCAGCCTGCCGCCGTGGCACGAGCCCACGGCCTACAGCATGCTGGGCCGCAACGTACGCCCCAGCCCCGGCGCGCCGGGCGTGCTGCGCGTCAACGCCAGCTTCCGCAACGACGCACGCTGGCCCCAGCGTTGGCCGACCTTGCTGCTGACCTTGTCCGACGTCGACGGCCGGGACGTCGGCCAGCGCGCATTCGCTCCCGCCGACTACCGCCGCGGCCACAAGCCCACCGACGAACTCGCCCCCGGGCAGAGCGCGACGGTGCAGTTGGACGTGGTCGAGCCGGCGCCCCGGATCGTCGCATTCACCTTCGACTTCCAATAA
- a CDS encoding CDP-alcohol phosphatidyltransferase family protein, with translation MASIYALKGRFQALLRPLVRGLYAAGVTANQVTLFACLGSFAVAAWVLCGGAQQPGVFAALPAWMFLRMALNAIDGMLAREHGQQSRLGAYLNELCDVVSDSALYLSLLAVPSVAPWTLLAFAGMAALTEFAGILGPLVGAPRRYDGPMGKSDRAFVVGALGLALALGWAGARATELVAILAALLCIWTVLRRVTAGVRHGAASADAASLESRE, from the coding sequence ATGGCATCGATTTACGCGTTGAAGGGGCGCTTCCAGGCGCTGTTGCGGCCGCTGGTGCGCGGCCTGTACGCCGCCGGCGTGACGGCCAACCAGGTCACGTTGTTCGCCTGCCTGGGTTCGTTCGCGGTCGCGGCCTGGGTGCTGTGCGGCGGCGCGCAGCAGCCCGGGGTGTTCGCGGCGCTGCCGGCGTGGATGTTCCTGCGCATGGCCTTGAACGCCATCGACGGCATGCTGGCGCGCGAGCACGGCCAGCAGTCGCGGCTGGGCGCCTACCTCAACGAATTGTGCGACGTGGTCTCCGACAGCGCCCTGTACCTCAGCCTGTTGGCGGTGCCGAGCGTGGCGCCGTGGACGCTGCTGGCGTTTGCCGGCATGGCCGCGCTGACCGAGTTTGCCGGCATCCTCGGTCCCCTGGTCGGCGCGCCGCGCCGCTACGACGGGCCGATGGGCAAGAGCGACCGCGCCTTCGTGGTCGGCGCGCTGGGCCTGGCGTTGGCGTTGGGCTGGGCCGGTGCGCGCGCGACCGAACTGGTCGCGATCCTGGCCGCGTTGTTGTGCATCTGGACGGTGCTGCGGCGGGTGACCGCCGGCGTGCGCCACGGCGCGGCGTCCGCCGACGCCGCAAGCTTGGAGAGTCGTGAATGA
- the purH gene encoding bifunctional phosphoribosylaminoimidazolecarboxamide formyltransferase/IMP cyclohydrolase: protein MTSDRLPVRRALLSVSDKSGLLDLARALSAQGVELLSTGGTAKAIRDAGLAVRDVSEVTGFPEMMDGRVKTLHPIVHGGLLGRAGIDDAVMAEHGIGAIDLLVLNLYPFEQVSAKADSSFEDIVENIDIGGPAMLRSAAKNFARVAVATDPAQYADLIAELQANAGTLSAPTRFALSVAAFNRVAQYDACIANYLSSLDADGARSQQFPSQQHSNFVKVMDLRYGENPHQQGAFYRDLYPVPGTLATFTQLQGKELSYNNLADADAAWECVRQFERPACVIVKHANPCGVAEGVACGDAYELAYATDPTSAFGGILAFNTKLDAATAKAILDRQFVEVLIAPEYDEAALAYCAKKANVRVLRIPHGDGRNNVDVKRVGSGLLMQSSDIREVGRDELKVVSKLAPTDAQLSDLLFAWRIAKFVKSNAIVYARDHRSIGIGAGQMSRVVSAKIAALKAEEAGLVVPGSVMASDAFFPFRDGIDAAAAAGVRAVIQPGGSMRDSEVIAAADEHGLAMVFTGVRHFRH, encoded by the coding sequence ATGACCTCCGATCGTTTGCCCGTCCGCCGGGCGCTGCTCTCCGTTTCCGACAAGAGCGGCCTGCTCGACCTCGCCCGTGCCCTGTCCGCGCAAGGCGTGGAACTGCTGTCCACCGGCGGCACCGCCAAGGCCATCCGCGACGCCGGCCTGGCCGTGCGCGACGTCTCCGAAGTCACCGGTTTTCCGGAAATGATGGACGGCCGGGTCAAGACCCTGCACCCGATCGTGCACGGCGGCCTGCTCGGTCGCGCCGGCATCGACGACGCGGTGATGGCCGAACACGGCATCGGCGCGATCGACCTGCTGGTGCTGAACCTGTATCCGTTCGAGCAGGTCTCGGCCAAAGCCGACAGCTCGTTCGAGGACATCGTCGAGAACATCGACATCGGCGGCCCGGCCATGCTGCGCTCGGCGGCCAAGAACTTCGCCCGCGTCGCGGTGGCCACCGATCCGGCCCAGTACGCGGACCTGATCGCGGAGCTGCAGGCCAACGCCGGCACGCTGTCGGCGCCCACCCGCTTCGCCCTGTCGGTGGCCGCGTTCAACCGCGTCGCCCAGTACGACGCCTGCATCGCCAACTACCTGTCCTCGCTGGACGCCGACGGCGCGCGCAGCCAGCAGTTCCCGTCGCAGCAGCACAGCAACTTCGTCAAGGTGATGGACCTGCGCTACGGCGAAAACCCGCACCAGCAGGGCGCGTTCTACCGCGACCTGTACCCGGTGCCGGGCACCCTGGCCACCTTCACCCAGCTGCAGGGCAAGGAGCTTAGCTACAACAACCTCGCCGACGCCGACGCGGCCTGGGAATGCGTGCGCCAGTTCGAGCGTCCGGCCTGCGTGATCGTCAAGCACGCCAACCCCTGCGGCGTGGCCGAAGGCGTGGCCTGCGGCGACGCCTACGAGCTGGCCTACGCCACCGACCCGACCTCGGCCTTCGGCGGCATCCTCGCCTTCAACACCAAGCTCGACGCCGCCACCGCCAAGGCCATTCTCGACCGCCAGTTCGTCGAGGTGCTGATCGCGCCGGAATACGACGAGGCCGCGCTGGCCTACTGCGCCAAGAAGGCCAACGTGCGCGTGCTGCGCATCCCGCACGGCGACGGCCGCAACAATGTCGACGTCAAGCGCGTCGGCTCGGGCCTGCTGATGCAGAGCAGCGACATCCGCGAAGTCGGCCGCGACGAGCTCAAGGTGGTCAGCAAGCTCGCGCCCACCGACGCGCAGCTGAGCGATCTGCTGTTCGCCTGGCGCATCGCCAAGTTCGTCAAGTCCAACGCCATCGTCTACGCCCGCGACCACCGCAGCATCGGCATCGGCGCCGGCCAGATGAGCCGCGTGGTCTCGGCCAAGATTGCCGCGCTCAAGGCCGAGGAAGCCGGCCTGGTCGTGCCGGGCTCGGTGATGGCCTCCGACGCCTTCTTCCCGTTCCGCGACGGCATCGACGCGGCCGCCGCCGCCGGCGTGCGCGCGGTGATCCAGCCCGGCGGCTCGATGCGCGACAGCGAAGTGATCGCCGCCGCCGACGAGCACGGCCTGGCGATGGTGTTCACCGGCGTGCGTCACTTCCGCCACTGA
- a CDS encoding phosphatidate cytidylyltransferase produces the protein MLLIERLKVLPHPVLLFLGVAGVLLLATAISEFLRWRARDKNSPVLANLTARIRAWWVMAAVVGASFLIGRIGVIVLFALVSLFALREFITLTPTRRSDYYALAVAFYAALPLQYWLIYTDWYGLYTLLIPVYAFLLLPILSTVGGDTTHYLERAAKVQWGLMICVFCISHVPALLNLDIPGYEGRNLLLIAFLVIVVQSSDVLQYVWGKLCGKRLIAPKLSPSKTVEGFVGGVASATALGAALWWITPFTPLQAAALALVINLMGFYGGLVMSAIKRDRGIKDWGHMIEGHGGMLDRLDSVCFAAPVFFHLIRYWWV, from the coding sequence GTGCTCCTGATCGAACGTCTCAAGGTGTTGCCGCATCCGGTGCTGCTGTTTTTGGGCGTGGCGGGCGTGCTGCTGCTGGCCACGGCGATTTCCGAGTTCCTGCGCTGGCGCGCGCGCGACAAGAACAGCCCGGTGCTGGCCAACTTGACCGCGCGCATCCGCGCCTGGTGGGTGATGGCGGCGGTGGTGGGGGCGTCGTTCCTGATCGGGCGGATCGGCGTGATCGTGCTGTTCGCGCTGGTGTCGTTGTTCGCGCTACGCGAGTTCATCACCCTCACGCCGACCCGGCGCAGCGATTACTACGCGCTGGCGGTGGCGTTCTATGCGGCGCTGCCGCTGCAGTACTGGCTGATCTACACCGATTGGTACGGGCTGTACACGCTGCTGATCCCGGTCTATGCGTTCCTGCTGTTGCCGATCCTGTCCACGGTGGGCGGCGATACCACGCACTACCTGGAGCGTGCGGCCAAGGTGCAGTGGGGGCTGATGATCTGCGTGTTCTGCATTTCGCACGTGCCGGCGCTGTTGAATCTGGACATTCCCGGCTACGAGGGGCGCAATCTGTTGTTGATCGCGTTCCTGGTGATCGTGGTGCAGTCCTCGGACGTGCTGCAGTACGTGTGGGGCAAGTTATGCGGCAAGCGTCTGATCGCGCCCAAGCTGTCGCCGTCGAAGACGGTGGAGGGCTTCGTGGGCGGGGTGGCGTCGGCGACGGCGCTGGGGGCGGCGTTGTGGTGGATCACGCCGTTCACGCCCTTGCAGGCGGCGGCGTTGGCGTTGGTGATCAATCTGATGGGGTTCTACGGCGGGTTGGTGATGTCGGCGATCAAGCGCGATCGGGGGATCAAGGATTGGGGGCACATGATCGAGGGGCATGGGGGGATGCTGGATCGGTTGGATTCGGTGTGTTTCGCGGCGCCGGTGTTTTTCCATCTGATTCGGTATTGGTGGGTGTAG
- a CDS encoding bifunctional alpha/beta hydrolase/class I SAM-dependent methyltransferase: MREQQERQYASFDGTQLYYRHWPAAGEGPRRAVVLLHRGHEHSGRVAHLVDELGLDDCDFFAWDARGNGRSPGERGDAPGFEALVRDLDRFVAHIADAHGIAVEDTAVIAQSVGAVVAATWAHDYAPRLRALVLASPAFKVKLYVPFARAGLALMQKLRGNFFVNSYVQPQWLSHDPERVASYRSDPLIARPISVRVLLGLYEAADRIVADAQAIRVPVQLLVSGSDFVVHRAPQDRFYERLGSSIKQRHFLPGFYHDTLGEKDRAPALGKIRDFLRARFEQPLQQVSLLDAHQRGDSFEEAERLAWPPERNSLQDLRWRFVRAGLRFGGGLSEGIRTGLDTGFDSGSSLDYVYRDQARGAGPLGRMVDRNYLDAIGWRGIRVRRTHLHELLGEAMRRLRAAGAPVDVVDIAAGHGRYVLEALAGGADSIRLRDYSDLNVRQGRALIAELGAGGVAEFEQGDAFDRAALAALTPRPTLAIVSGLYELFPDNALVRRSLSGLADAVAPGGYLVYTGQPWHPQLEFIARALTSHRGGEAWVMRRRSQAEMDELVSAAGFRKLDQRIDRWGIFTVSLAQRVQA; encoded by the coding sequence ATGAGGGAACAGCAGGAACGCCAATACGCCAGCTTCGACGGCACGCAGCTCTATTACCGGCATTGGCCGGCCGCCGGCGAAGGGCCGCGGCGCGCGGTGGTGCTGCTGCATCGCGGCCACGAGCATTCCGGCCGGGTCGCGCACCTGGTCGACGAACTGGGCCTGGACGATTGCGATTTCTTCGCCTGGGATGCGCGCGGCAACGGCCGCTCGCCGGGCGAACGCGGCGATGCGCCGGGGTTCGAGGCGCTGGTGCGCGATCTGGACCGGTTCGTCGCGCATATCGCCGATGCGCACGGCATTGCGGTGGAAGACACGGCCGTGATCGCGCAGAGCGTGGGCGCGGTGGTGGCCGCGACCTGGGCGCACGACTACGCGCCGCGCCTGCGCGCGCTGGTGCTGGCGTCGCCGGCGTTCAAGGTCAAGCTGTACGTGCCGTTCGCGCGCGCGGGCCTGGCGCTGATGCAGAAGCTGCGCGGCAACTTCTTCGTCAACAGTTATGTGCAGCCGCAATGGCTGAGTCACGACCCCGAGCGCGTGGCCAGCTACCGCAGCGATCCGCTGATCGCGCGGCCGATCTCGGTGCGCGTGCTGCTGGGCCTGTACGAGGCCGCCGACCGCATCGTCGCCGATGCGCAGGCGATCCGGGTGCCGGTGCAGCTGCTGGTGTCGGGATCGGACTTCGTGGTCCATCGCGCGCCGCAGGACCGCTTCTACGAGCGTCTGGGCTCGAGCATCAAGCAGCGCCATTTCCTGCCCGGCTTCTACCACGACACGCTGGGCGAGAAGGACCGCGCGCCGGCGCTGGGCAAGATCCGCGATTTCCTGCGCGCGCGTTTCGAGCAGCCGTTGCAGCAGGTCTCGCTGCTGGACGCGCATCAGCGCGGCGACAGTTTCGAGGAGGCCGAACGCCTGGCCTGGCCGCCGGAACGCAATTCGCTGCAGGATCTGCGCTGGCGTTTCGTGCGCGCCGGCCTGCGCTTCGGCGGCGGCCTGTCGGAAGGCATCCGCACCGGCCTGGACACCGGTTTCGACTCCGGCAGCAGCCTGGATTACGTGTACCGCGATCAGGCGCGCGGCGCCGGGCCGCTGGGGCGCATGGTCGACCGCAACTATCTGGACGCGATCGGCTGGCGCGGCATCCGCGTGCGCCGCACGCATCTGCACGAGCTGTTGGGCGAGGCCATGCGGCGCCTGCGCGCGGCCGGCGCGCCGGTGGACGTGGTCGATATCGCGGCCGGCCACGGCCGCTATGTGCTGGAAGCGCTGGCCGGCGGCGCCGACTCGATCCGGCTGCGCGACTACAGCGACCTCAACGTGCGCCAGGGACGCGCGCTGATCGCCGAACTCGGCGCCGGCGGCGTGGCCGAGTTCGAGCAAGGCGATGCCTTCGACCGCGCCGCGCTGGCCGCGCTCACGCCGCGGCCGACGTTGGCGATCGTCTCGGGGCTGTACGAGCTGTTCCCCGACAACGCGCTGGTGCGGCGTTCGCTGTCCGGTCTGGCCGACGCGGTCGCGCCCGGCGGCTATCTGGTCTACACCGGCCAGCCCTGGCATCCGCAGCTGGAGTTCATCGCGCGTGCGCTGACCAGCCATCGCGGCGGCGAGGCCTGGGTGATGCGGCGGCGCTCGCAGGCGGAGATGGACGAGCTGGTCAGCGCCGCGGGCTTCCGCAAGCTCGATCAGCGCATCGACCGCTGGGGCATCTTCACCGTCTCGCTGGCGCAACGGGTCCAGGCATGA
- the purD gene encoding phosphoribosylamine--glycine ligase gives MQPAVARSVVKVLVIGSGGREHALAWKLAQSRRVAEVIVAPGNAGTATERKCRNVDVQATDTEGLLQLARRENIGLTVIGPEGPLVAGLADRFRTANLRVFGPSAAAARLEGSKAYAKDFLTRHQIPTADYAVHTHLDEALAYVRHKGAPIVIKADGLAAGKGVIVATSLAEAEAAVTDALSGNAFGAAGARVVIEEFLDGEEASFISMVDGRTALPLATSQDHKRAFDGDTGPNTGGMGAYSPAAVVTPHVHARVMREVVEPTVRGMIADGIPFTGFLYAGLMIDKSGAPKVIEFNVRLGDPEAQPMMMRLQSDLLELIEAALDKQLHTVDVRWNPRPALGVVMAAANYPDAPRSGDVIQGLGISTGMEQKVFHSGTKLVDGQVVTAGGRVLCVCALGDTVADAQDSAHQAVSRIAWEGMFHRGDIGWRAIERERVGT, from the coding sequence ATCCAGCCAGCGGTCGCACGGTCGGTCGTCAAGGTGCTGGTGATCGGCTCCGGGGGCCGCGAGCACGCGCTGGCCTGGAAGCTGGCGCAGTCGCGCCGCGTGGCCGAGGTCATCGTGGCGCCCGGCAACGCGGGTACGGCGACGGAGCGCAAATGCCGCAATGTCGACGTTCAGGCGACGGATACCGAAGGCCTGCTGCAGCTGGCCCGGCGCGAGAACATCGGCCTCACCGTGATCGGCCCGGAAGGCCCGCTGGTTGCCGGCCTGGCCGATCGCTTCCGCACCGCCAATCTGCGCGTCTTCGGGCCCAGCGCGGCGGCGGCTCGCCTGGAGGGCAGCAAGGCGTACGCCAAGGATTTCCTGACCCGTCACCAGATCCCGACGGCGGACTATGCCGTGCATACGCACCTCGACGAGGCGCTGGCGTACGTCCGACACAAGGGTGCTCCCATCGTCATCAAGGCCGACGGCCTGGCCGCCGGCAAGGGCGTGATCGTCGCGACGAGCCTGGCCGAGGCCGAGGCCGCGGTCACCGACGCGCTGTCCGGCAACGCGTTCGGTGCAGCCGGCGCGCGCGTGGTGATCGAAGAATTCCTCGATGGCGAAGAGGCCAGCTTCATCTCCATGGTCGATGGGCGCACCGCCCTTCCGCTGGCGACCTCGCAGGACCATAAGCGCGCGTTCGACGGCGACACCGGCCCGAATACCGGCGGCATGGGCGCCTATTCGCCCGCTGCCGTGGTCACGCCTCACGTGCATGCGCGGGTGATGCGCGAGGTGGTCGAACCGACCGTGCGCGGCATGATCGCCGACGGCATCCCCTTCACGGGTTTTCTCTACGCCGGCCTGATGATCGACAAGAGCGGCGCACCCAAGGTGATCGAGTTCAATGTGCGCTTGGGCGACCCCGAAGCCCAGCCGATGATGATGCGCCTGCAATCCGACCTGCTGGAGCTGATCGAAGCCGCCCTGGACAAGCAGTTGCACACCGTCGACGTGCGCTGGAATCCCCGCCCGGCCTTGGGCGTGGTCATGGCGGCGGCGAACTACCCCGACGCCCCACGCAGCGGCGACGTCATTCAGGGGTTGGGCATCTCGACCGGTATGGAGCAGAAGGTCTTCCACAGCGGCACCAAGCTGGTCGATGGTCAGGTGGTGACCGCCGGCGGCCGCGTGCTGTGTGTGTGCGCCCTGGGCGACACCGTCGCGGACGCGCAGGACAGCGCTCACCAGGCGGTGTCCCGAATCGCCTGGGAAGGCATGTTCCACCGTGGCGACATCGGCTGGCGCGCGATCGAACGCGAACGTGTTGGCACCTGA
- a CDS encoding lysophospholipid acyltransferase family protein produces the protein MLSGWIADGFSFAIRALTGARALWRCPPLGDRRVYYGNHVSHGDFVMIWSALPPALRGETRPVAGADYWQRDALRRYLIREVFNGVLVDREPKPPDCGDPDQRRHEAMQTLCDAVDGGASLILFPEGTRNQGDGLLPFKSGLYHLARLRPELEFVPVWIDNLARVMPKGKLLPLPLLCTATFGEPLRLHSEEGKAAFLARARDALLALSGDGACAPKDAACS, from the coding sequence ATGCTTAGTGGATGGATCGCCGACGGTTTCAGTTTTGCGATCCGCGCCCTGACCGGTGCGCGTGCGCTGTGGCGCTGCCCGCCGCTGGGGGACCGCCGCGTCTATTACGGCAACCATGTCAGCCATGGCGATTTCGTGATGATCTGGTCGGCGCTGCCGCCGGCGCTGCGCGGCGAGACCCGGCCGGTCGCGGGCGCCGACTACTGGCAGCGCGACGCGCTGCGCCGGTATCTGATCCGCGAGGTGTTCAACGGCGTGCTGGTGGATCGCGAGCCCAAGCCGCCGGACTGCGGCGATCCCGATCAGCGCCGGCACGAGGCCATGCAAACGCTGTGCGACGCGGTCGACGGCGGCGCTTCGCTGATCCTGTTCCCCGAAGGCACGCGCAACCAGGGCGACGGCCTGTTGCCGTTCAAGAGCGGTCTGTATCACCTGGCCCGCTTGCGGCCGGAACTGGAGTTCGTACCGGTGTGGATCGACAACCTGGCGCGGGTGATGCCCAAGGGCAAGCTGCTGCCTCTGCCGCTGCTGTGCACGGCGACCTTCGGCGAGCCCTTGCGGCTGCATAGCGAGGAGGGCAAGGCGGCGTTTCTGGCGCGCGCGCGCGACGCTTTGCTGGCCCTGTCCGGCGACGGCGCGTGCGCGCCCAAGGATGCCGCGTGCTCCTGA
- a CDS encoding N-acetyltransferase — MVAAAFADHPHSQQTEHRIVDALRAADALTLSLVAMRDDALLGYIAFSPIRIDDAAGAWYGLGPVAVAPTEQGHGIGRALIDTGLARLRALRALRAQGCVVAGDPAYYTRFGFRHHTALHYPGLPPEYFMALPFDGTIPAGTVRYHPAFDTVG; from the coding sequence GTGGTCGCGGCCGCGTTCGCCGACCACCCGCACAGCCAGCAGACCGAACACCGCATCGTCGACGCCTTGCGCGCCGCCGATGCCTTGACGCTGTCTCTGGTAGCCATGCGCGACGACGCGCTGCTGGGATACATCGCGTTTTCGCCGATCCGCATCGACGATGCCGCCGGCGCCTGGTACGGCCTGGGCCCGGTCGCGGTGGCACCGACCGAACAGGGACACGGCATCGGCCGCGCCCTGATCGACACCGGCCTGGCGCGCCTGCGCGCCCTGCGCGCCCTGCGCGCCCAAGGCTGCGTGGTGGCCGGCGACCCGGCCTACTACACCCGCTTCGGCTTCCGCCACCACACCGCGCTGCACTACCCCGGCCTACCGCCGGAGTACTTCATGGCCTTGCCGTTCGACGGCACGATCCCAGCCGGCACCGTACGCTATCACCCGGCCTTCGACACCGTCGGTTGA
- the fis gene encoding DNA-binding transcriptional regulator Fis, with protein sequence MNAATDRNEASRSGPRVPLRDHVATSIRRYLGDLNGSGTENLYEIALRELEIPLFAEVLQHCDGNQSRAASMLGIHRATLRKKLREYGLE encoded by the coding sequence TTGAACGCCGCAACCGATCGCAACGAAGCCAGCCGCAGCGGACCGCGCGTCCCGTTGCGCGACCACGTGGCGACCTCGATCCGGCGCTACCTGGGCGACCTCAACGGCAGCGGCACCGAGAACCTCTACGAGATCGCGCTGCGCGAACTCGAAATCCCGCTGTTCGCCGAAGTCCTGCAACACTGCGACGGCAACCAAAGCCGCGCCGCCTCGATGCTAGGCATCCACCGCGCCACCCTGCGCAAGAAACTGCGCGAGTACGGGCTGGAGTAA